A genome region from Alteripontixanthobacter maritimus includes the following:
- the nuoL gene encoding NADH-quinone oxidoreductase subunit L, which yields MSSILIIVFLPLLAAIVAGFVNKGVPAIFAKVVTTGALVTACALSWPIFLGFISGSAQAEVVPVLQWVKSGSLSFDWALRVDALTAVMLVVITTVSALVHIYSWGYMDEDPDQPRFFAYLSLFTFAMLMLVTANNLVQMFFGWEGVGLASYLLIGFWFKKPSANAAAIKAFVVNRVGDLGFMLGIFGTYLVFQTTSIPEILEAAPAMSGSSIGFLGYRLYTMDILCILLFIGAMGKSAQLGLHTWLPDAMEGPTPVSALIHAATMVTAGVFMVCRLSPMFETAPTALAVVTIIGALTCLFAATVGTTQWDIKRVIAYSTCSQLGYMFFAAGVGAYGVAMFHLFTHAFFKALLFLGAGSVIHAMHHEQDMRYYGGLRKEIPITFWAMLAGTLAITGVGIYWLGAGFAGFHSKDAILEAAFGRGTDLGRTAFFIGAFAAFLTSFYSWRLMFLTFWGKPRWAQSEHIQHAVHVGHDAADEHNPAAQEHAGDSPTHSVPSPDEHDGTAGYHPHESPLTMLVPLGVLTLGAVFAGWMFTDAFVDSEAFWDGSIFYNENLVAALHVVPLWVKLSATVAMLAGLFFAWLAYIRNTAIPAETAKQLGPVYRFLLNKWYFDEIYNFLFVRPAFWLGRKFWILLDKGVIDRFGPDGAAWVVSRSSVAAKSLQSGYLYSYALVMLLGLVAAITWVLF from the coding sequence ATGTCCTCGATCCTGATCATCGTGTTTCTGCCTTTGCTGGCAGCAATCGTCGCTGGCTTCGTAAACAAGGGTGTGCCGGCCATTTTCGCCAAGGTCGTCACGACCGGCGCGCTAGTCACGGCGTGTGCGCTAAGCTGGCCGATTTTCCTCGGCTTCATATCGGGCAGTGCACAGGCGGAAGTCGTGCCAGTGCTGCAATGGGTCAAGTCCGGCTCGCTCAGCTTCGACTGGGCGTTACGGGTAGATGCCCTTACGGCTGTCATGCTGGTGGTGATAACGACTGTTTCGGCGCTCGTGCATATCTATAGCTGGGGTTACATGGACGAGGACCCCGACCAGCCGCGGTTCTTCGCCTATCTCAGCCTGTTCACCTTCGCCATGCTGATGCTGGTGACGGCAAACAACCTCGTCCAAATGTTCTTCGGTTGGGAAGGGGTGGGGCTGGCGTCTTATTTGCTAATCGGCTTCTGGTTCAAGAAGCCCAGCGCAAACGCGGCGGCGATCAAGGCGTTCGTGGTCAATCGCGTAGGCGATCTGGGCTTCATGCTTGGTATCTTCGGCACCTATCTGGTGTTCCAGACCACATCGATCCCCGAGATACTCGAGGCGGCGCCAGCGATGAGCGGCAGCAGCATCGGCTTTCTCGGATACCGTCTCTACACTATGGATATCCTGTGCATCCTGTTGTTCATCGGTGCGATGGGGAAGTCTGCGCAGCTTGGGCTGCACACGTGGTTGCCGGACGCCATGGAGGGGCCGACGCCTGTGTCCGCGCTGATCCATGCTGCGACCATGGTTACGGCCGGCGTATTCATGGTCTGCCGCTTGTCGCCCATGTTCGAAACCGCGCCGACGGCGCTGGCGGTAGTGACCATTATCGGCGCGCTGACCTGCCTGTTTGCCGCGACCGTCGGCACGACCCAATGGGATATCAAGCGCGTGATCGCGTATTCCACCTGTTCGCAGCTTGGATACATGTTCTTCGCCGCCGGTGTGGGTGCTTACGGCGTCGCGATGTTCCACCTGTTTACGCACGCGTTCTTCAAGGCGTTGCTGTTCCTGGGCGCGGGCAGTGTCATTCACGCCATGCATCACGAACAGGACATGCGGTATTACGGCGGATTGCGGAAAGAGATACCGATCACGTTCTGGGCCATGCTGGCCGGGACGCTCGCGATTACCGGTGTCGGCATTTATTGGTTAGGTGCAGGTTTCGCGGGCTTCCATTCCAAGGACGCAATTCTCGAAGCGGCTTTCGGGCGCGGCACCGATCTTGGACGCACCGCTTTTTTCATCGGCGCGTTCGCAGCGTTCCTGACCAGTTTTTACAGCTGGCGTCTGATGTTCCTGACCTTCTGGGGCAAGCCCCGCTGGGCACAGAGCGAGCATATCCAGCACGCGGTCCATGTTGGCCATGATGCTGCTGACGAACACAACCCAGCGGCGCAGGAACATGCTGGCGACAGTCCGACGCATTCCGTACCATCACCTGACGAGCATGATGGGACCGCAGGGTATCACCCGCACGAAAGTCCGCTCACGATGCTGGTACCGCTCGGCGTCCTCACATTGGGCGCAGTCTTTGCAGGGTGGATGTTTACCGACGCGTTCGTCGACAGCGAGGCATTCTGGGATGGCTCGATTTTCTATAACGAGAATCTGGTCGCCGCTTTGCACGTCGTACCGCTGTGGGTAAAACTATCGGCGACCGTAGCGATGTTGGCGGGGCTGTTTTTCGCCTGGCTCGCTTACATTCGGAACACGGCTATCCCGGCGGAAACTGCCAAGCAACTGGGTCCGGTCTACCGGTTCCTGCTGAACAAGTGGTATTTCGACGAGATTTACAACTTTCTGTTCGTACGCCCCGCCTTCTGGCTCGGCCGCAAGTTCTGGATATTGCTGGACAAGGGTGTAATCGACCGGTTCGGCCCTGATGGCGCGGCTTGGGTTGTCTCGAGAAGCTCTGTTGCGGCCAAGAGCCTGCAGTCTGGCTATCTCTATAGCTACGCGCTGGTGATGCTGCTTGGCCTTGTCGCCGCTATTACATGGGTGCTGTTCTGA
- the nuoK gene encoding NADH-quinone oxidoreductase subunit NuoK, whose amino-acid sequence MIGIEHYIVVGAILFVLGVLGIFLNRKNIIVILMAIELILLAVNINLVAFSAFLGDLTGQVFAMFVLTVAAGEAAIGLAILVIYFRGRGTIAVDDANRMKG is encoded by the coding sequence GTGATCGGTATCGAACACTATATTGTCGTCGGCGCGATCCTGTTCGTGTTGGGCGTGCTGGGCATCTTCCTGAACCGCAAGAACATCATCGTGATCCTAATGGCGATCGAACTGATATTGCTTGCCGTAAACATCAATCTAGTCGCGTTCAGCGCATTTCTGGGCGATCTGACGGGGCAGGTCTTTGCCATGTTCGTATTGACCGTGGCGGCCGGTGAGGCTGCGATCGGGCTTGCTATCCTGGTCATCTATTTCCGTGGTCGCGGCACCATTGCCGTTGACGATGCTAACCGGATGAAGGGCTGA
- a CDS encoding NADH-quinone oxidoreductase subunit J, producing the protein MIQVIAFYLFATLVVASGVLTILSRNPVHSVLWLIMAFFNAAGLMVLVGAEFIAMLLVIVYVGAVAVLFLFVVMMLDVDFASMRSGLVKNFPLGIALALILLAELVLGIGAYRAGALQLGTPSGNAAPILGQSNTESLGALLYSQYLFLFETAGIILLVAMVGAIVLTLRGSKTVRGHQDIGKQVRRNPDEATVMRQPTIGKGVEL; encoded by the coding sequence ATGATTCAAGTTATCGCCTTTTACCTGTTTGCGACTTTAGTGGTCGCCAGCGGTGTGCTGACGATCCTCAGCCGCAACCCGGTCCATTCGGTGCTGTGGCTGATCATGGCATTTTTCAACGCCGCCGGGTTGATGGTGCTGGTAGGCGCTGAGTTCATCGCGATGCTGCTGGTAATCGTCTATGTCGGCGCGGTGGCAGTGCTGTTTCTGTTCGTGGTGATGATGCTGGACGTCGATTTTGCATCGATGCGTAGCGGACTGGTAAAGAACTTTCCCCTCGGCATCGCGCTCGCATTGATCTTGCTGGCGGAGCTGGTGCTCGGCATCGGGGCTTACCGCGCGGGCGCACTGCAACTTGGTACGCCATCCGGCAACGCTGCGCCGATCCTTGGCCAAAGCAATACCGAAAGCCTCGGGGCGCTACTTTACAGCCAATATCTGTTCCTGTTCGAAACTGCCGGCATCATCCTGCTGGTGGCGATGGTCGGCGCGATCGTGCTGACCTTGCGCGGTTCCAAAACCGTGCGCGGCCATCAGGATATCGGTAAGCAGGTGCGCCGCAATCCGGATGAGGCGACCGTCATGCGTCAGCCCACGATCGGCAAGGGGGTCGAGCTGTGA
- the nuoI gene encoding NADH-quinone oxidoreductase subunit NuoI, with the protein MTLTHLIKSFTLWEFLKAHWLTLKYFFKPKVTINYPYEKNPISPRFRGEHVLRRYPNGEERCIACKLCEAVCPAQAITIESEPRDDGSRRTTRYDIDMTKCIYCGFCQEACPVDAVVEGPNFEYATETREELLYDKAKLLANGDKWERAIAANLEADAPYR; encoded by the coding sequence ATGACCCTCACTCACCTCATCAAGTCCTTCACCCTTTGGGAATTCCTGAAGGCGCATTGGCTGACCCTGAAGTATTTCTTCAAGCCCAAAGTGACTATCAACTATCCGTATGAGAAGAACCCGATTTCGCCACGGTTCCGGGGGGAGCATGTGCTGCGCCGGTACCCCAATGGCGAGGAACGGTGCATCGCGTGCAAACTTTGCGAGGCGGTATGTCCGGCGCAGGCCATCACCATCGAAAGCGAACCGCGCGACGACGGCAGCCGCCGGACCACGCGTTACGATATCGACATGACCAAGTGTATCTACTGCGGATTCTGTCAGGAGGCATGCCCGGTTGACGCGGTGGTCGAAGGCCCGAATTTCGAATACGCGACCGAAACGCGTGAAGAATTGCTGTACGACAAGGCAAAACTGCTGGCGAACGGGGACAAGTGGGAGCGGGCCATTGCCGCAAACCTTGAAGCCGACGCACCCTACCGCTAG
- the nuoH gene encoding NADH-quinone oxidoreductase subunit NuoH: MTDFFVSLGMSYEFAWFTATISGILLIALPLMLSVAMIIYMDRKVWAAIALRRGPNVVGPFGLLQSFADGLKVFLQETIIPSAANKGLFLIAPIVTFTVALLAWAVIPFGPDAVLSDINVGLLYVLAISSLGVYGVVVAGWASNSKYPFFSAMRAAAQMISYEVSIGFTLVCVVLYADSFKMNEIILAQQGHIFGLLNGFVFNPLLFPIWVVFLISTLAETARAPFDLTEAESELVAGYQTEYSSMSFALFWLGEYANVLLMCALNAILFFGGWLPPLNIDLIPWFDIPGWIWLFGKILLFFFIFSWIKATVPRFRYDQLMRLGWKVFLPLSLFFVVLISGWLMFTRYG; encoded by the coding sequence ATGACCGACTTCTTCGTCTCACTCGGCATGTCCTACGAGTTCGCTTGGTTCACGGCGACGATCAGCGGGATCCTGCTGATCGCGTTGCCGCTGATGCTCAGCGTAGCGATGATTATTTACATGGACCGTAAAGTCTGGGCTGCAATCGCCTTGCGGCGCGGGCCCAATGTGGTCGGCCCGTTCGGGCTGCTGCAAAGCTTTGCCGATGGGCTCAAGGTGTTCCTGCAGGAAACCATCATTCCATCTGCGGCCAATAAGGGCCTGTTTCTGATTGCGCCCATCGTCACTTTCACAGTGGCTTTGTTGGCTTGGGCGGTCATCCCGTTCGGGCCGGACGCTGTGCTTTCCGACATCAATGTCGGTTTGCTCTATGTGCTCGCGATCAGTTCGCTGGGGGTTTACGGCGTCGTGGTTGCGGGCTGGGCCTCTAACTCAAAGTATCCGTTTTTCTCCGCCATGCGTGCCGCGGCGCAGATGATTTCCTACGAGGTGTCGATCGGTTTCACGCTGGTTTGCGTGGTGCTGTACGCAGATTCGTTCAAGATGAACGAGATCATCTTGGCACAACAGGGCCATATCTTTGGCCTTTTGAACGGGTTCGTGTTCAACCCTCTGCTGTTCCCGATCTGGGTGGTGTTCCTCATTTCGACCCTTGCCGAAACTGCCCGCGCGCCGTTCGACCTTACTGAGGCGGAAAGCGAGCTGGTTGCGGGCTACCAGACAGAATATTCTTCCATGAGCTTCGCCCTGTTCTGGCTTGGCGAGTATGCCAATGTCCTGCTGATGTGCGCGCTAAACGCGATCCTGTTCTTCGGCGGATGGCTACCGCCGCTCAACATCGATCTGATTCCTTGGTTCGACATTCCGGGATGGATCTGGCTGTTTGGCAAGATTTTGCTGTTCTTCTTCATCTTCAGCTGGATCAAGGCGACCGTACCCCGGTTCCGCTACGACCAGTTGATGCGCCTTGGTTGGAAAGTGTTCCTGCCGCTCAGCCTGTTTTTTGTCGTCCTGATTTCGGGCTGGCTCATGTTTACGAGGTACGGATGA
- the nuoG gene encoding NADH-quinone oxidoreductase subunit NuoG yields the protein MPKVTVDGIEVDAPDGATVLQACELAGKEIPRFCYHERLSIAGNCRMCLVEVKPGPPKPQASCALPATDGQEIRTDSEMVKTAREGVMEFLLINHPLDCPICDQGGECDLQDQAMMYGRGASRYDENKRAVTEKYMGPLIKTIMTRCIHCTRCVRFSEEIAGVDEIGALYRGEDMQITTYLEQAASHELSANVIDLCPVGALTSRPYAYEARPWELKRTLSVDVSDAVGSNITLHSRGREVMRALPRINDDVNEEWLSDKGRYQVDGLQRRRLDKVFIRRKGKLAEASWDEAFKAIAKVKPGKSIAAIAGDLVDCETMFAAKALLGAMGSNLLEGRQTGLDYDASNIAASVFGSTFAEIENADAVLIVGSHVRWEAPLVNVRLRKAAKRGAKMFVVGPEWETTFPATFLGDDAGVLGKLPKEAIDALQAADRPAIIVGGGGLAKGALGPALALASKFNLVRDGWNGFNVLHMAASRVGGLMLGYAQKGGIGDIAKAAPKVLLSLGADEVDYLEFADSLKVYIGHHGDKGAHSADIILPAASFAEKDGTYVNTEGRVQFAEKAVFAPGDAREDWTILRALADALGVKVGFDSFAELQAAMIASVPALGEEGLAHFGTLPTPGAKEKDKVKAEGAITYPIADFYLTNPIARASEVMNHCSLELLHGEDLAEAAE from the coding sequence ATGCCTAAGGTCACCGTAGATGGAATCGAAGTGGACGCGCCCGATGGTGCGACCGTGCTGCAGGCGTGTGAGCTGGCGGGGAAAGAAATTCCTCGCTTCTGCTATCACGAGCGGTTGTCTATCGCCGGCAATTGCCGGATGTGCCTGGTCGAAGTGAAGCCGGGGCCGCCTAAGCCACAGGCAAGCTGCGCGCTGCCAGCCACCGACGGCCAGGAAATTCGTACCGACAGCGAAATGGTCAAGACCGCGCGCGAAGGGGTGATGGAGTTCCTGCTCATCAACCACCCGCTCGATTGCCCGATTTGCGATCAGGGCGGCGAGTGCGATCTGCAGGATCAGGCCATGATGTATGGCCGCGGCGCGTCTCGGTATGACGAGAACAAGCGAGCGGTGACCGAAAAATACATGGGGCCCCTGATCAAGACGATCATGACCCGCTGCATTCATTGCACCCGTTGTGTACGGTTCTCAGAAGAGATCGCCGGCGTGGATGAAATCGGCGCGCTGTATCGCGGCGAGGACATGCAGATCACGACCTATCTCGAACAGGCCGCCAGCCACGAGCTGAGCGCCAATGTGATCGATCTGTGCCCAGTCGGCGCGCTTACCAGCCGCCCATACGCATACGAGGCACGCCCGTGGGAATTGAAGCGTACACTCAGCGTCGATGTGTCCGATGCGGTCGGAAGCAATATCACGCTGCATTCGCGCGGCCGTGAGGTGATGCGCGCGCTTCCCCGTATCAATGACGACGTCAATGAGGAATGGCTGAGCGACAAGGGCCGCTATCAGGTCGATGGATTGCAACGCCGCCGCCTCGACAAGGTCTTTATCCGCCGCAAAGGCAAATTGGCAGAAGCCAGCTGGGACGAGGCTTTCAAGGCCATCGCCAAGGTCAAGCCGGGTAAATCGATTGCCGCGATTGCGGGCGATTTGGTGGATTGCGAAACCATGTTCGCCGCGAAGGCTCTGCTGGGCGCCATGGGCTCCAATTTGCTGGAAGGTCGGCAAACTGGCTTGGATTATGACGCATCCAATATCGCCGCTTCGGTCTTTGGCAGCACGTTTGCCGAAATAGAGAATGCCGATGCTGTGCTGATTGTGGGCAGCCATGTCCGCTGGGAAGCGCCGCTCGTCAACGTCCGTTTGCGCAAAGCTGCCAAGCGCGGTGCCAAGATGTTCGTGGTTGGTCCGGAATGGGAAACGACTTTTCCCGCTACGTTCCTTGGCGACGATGCCGGGGTCCTTGGCAAACTGCCCAAGGAAGCAATCGATGCGCTACAAGCGGCGGACCGCCCGGCGATCATAGTGGGCGGGGGCGGTCTGGCCAAGGGTGCGCTCGGCCCGGCGCTTGCCCTCGCAAGCAAGTTCAACCTGGTGCGGGATGGCTGGAACGGCTTCAACGTGCTGCACATGGCGGCCAGCCGCGTCGGCGGCCTGATGCTGGGTTATGCGCAGAAGGGCGGTATTGGGGACATCGCCAAGGCTGCGCCTAAAGTCCTGCTCTCGCTCGGCGCGGATGAGGTGGATTACTTAGAGTTCGCCGATAGTCTCAAAGTCTATATCGGGCATCACGGCGATAAAGGCGCGCATTCGGCGGACATCATTCTGCCTGCTGCAAGCTTTGCGGAGAAGGACGGAACCTACGTCAATACCGAAGGCCGTGTGCAATTTGCCGAAAAGGCCGTGTTCGCGCCCGGCGACGCGCGCGAGGACTGGACGATCCTGCGGGCGCTCGCCGATGCCCTGGGAGTAAAGGTCGGGTTCGACAGCTTCGCCGAACTGCAAGCTGCCATGATCGCTTCTGTGCCTGCTTTGGGCGAGGAAGGGCTGGCCCATTTCGGTACGCTTCCAACCCCGGGTGCAAAGGAGAAGGATAAGGTAAAGGCCGAAGGCGCGATTACGTATCCGATTGCAGACTTCTACCTTACCAACCCCATCGCACGGGCGAGCGAGGTGATGAATCATTGTTCGCTGGAACTGCTTCACGGTGAAGATTTGGCGGAGGCAGCGGAATGA
- the nuoF gene encoding NADH-quinone oxidoreductase subunit NuoF produces the protein MLADRDRIFTNLYGFQDWGLKAAQKRGDWDDTKALIQRGNDSIIDEMKASGLRGRGGAGFPTGLKWSFMPKESKDGRPSFLVINADESEPGSCKDREIIRHDPHKLIEGALVAGFAMRARAAYIYIRGEYIREAETLQAAIDEAYDAGLIGKNASGSGYDFDVFMHRGAGAYICGEETAMIESLEGKKGQPRLKPPFPAGAGLYGCPTTVNNVESIAVVPTILRRGASWFSGFGREGNHGTKLFQISGHVRQPCVVEEEMSIPFRELIEKHCGGITGGWDNLLAVIPGGSSVPLVPAEQIMDAPMDFDGLKEVGSGLGTAAVIVMDKSTDIVRAISRLSYFYKHESCGQCTPCREGTGWMWRMMERLRTGDAAIEEIDMLQQVTKQVEGHTICALGDAAAWPIQGLIKHFRPELERRIHEHNAQFAEAAE, from the coding sequence ATGCTCGCTGACCGGGACCGCATATTCACCAATCTGTATGGCTTTCAGGACTGGGGTCTGAAGGCGGCGCAGAAACGTGGCGATTGGGACGATACCAAAGCGCTGATCCAGCGCGGCAATGACAGCATCATCGACGAGATGAAGGCGTCGGGCTTGCGCGGCCGGGGCGGGGCGGGATTTCCGACTGGCCTTAAATGGTCGTTCATGCCCAAGGAATCGAAGGATGGCCGCCCATCCTTCCTGGTCATCAACGCTGACGAATCTGAGCCGGGTTCCTGCAAGGATCGCGAGATCATCCGCCACGATCCGCACAAGCTGATCGAAGGCGCTCTGGTCGCAGGTTTCGCCATGCGTGCGCGGGCGGCCTATATTTATATTCGCGGCGAGTATATTCGCGAGGCAGAGACGCTGCAGGCGGCAATCGACGAGGCGTATGACGCGGGATTGATCGGCAAGAACGCCAGCGGATCCGGCTACGATTTCGACGTATTCATGCACCGCGGTGCAGGCGCGTATATTTGCGGCGAGGAAACCGCGATGATTGAGAGCCTGGAAGGCAAGAAGGGCCAGCCGCGCCTTAAACCGCCATTCCCGGCAGGCGCGGGCCTGTATGGTTGCCCCACCACCGTCAACAACGTGGAAAGCATCGCAGTCGTCCCGACGATCCTGCGGCGCGGCGCCAGCTGGTTCTCCGGCTTCGGGCGCGAGGGCAACCACGGAACCAAGCTGTTCCAGATCAGCGGTCATGTGCGGCAGCCCTGTGTGGTCGAGGAAGAGATGAGCATTCCCTTCCGCGAACTGATCGAGAAACATTGTGGCGGTATCACCGGCGGGTGGGACAATCTGCTGGCGGTGATCCCGGGCGGCTCGTCCGTTCCGCTCGTCCCGGCTGAGCAGATCATGGACGCGCCAATGGACTTCGACGGATTGAAGGAAGTCGGCAGCGGGCTTGGTACGGCGGCAGTCATCGTGATGGACAAATCGACCGACATCGTGCGCGCGATTTCCCGCCTGAGCTATTTTTACAAGCATGAAAGCTGCGGCCAATGCACGCCATGCCGCGAAGGCACGGGCTGGATGTGGCGCATGATGGAACGCCTGCGCACCGGCGACGCGGCGATCGAGGAAATCGATATGCTGCAGCAAGTGACGAAGCAGGTGGAGGGCCACACGATCTGTGCCTTGGGCGATGCTGCTGCTTGGCCGATCCAGGGACTTATCAAGCATTTCCGCCCGGAATTGGAGCGGCGAATTCACGAGCATAACGCTCAATTTGCGGAGGCGGCGGAATAA
- the nuoE gene encoding NADH-quinone oxidoreductase subunit NuoE: MADRTPAPDTPELRERWGAFAFDADHKAQADKAIARYPEGRQKSAVMPLLDLAQRQVGKETDTQGWLPLPVIEYVASYLDMPVIRVLEVATFYFMYNMKPVGKFHVQVCGTTPCMLRGSDALFDTCKSRGMAKGKVSDDGLWTLTEVECMGNCATAPMVQINDDNYEDLTPERLDTVLNSLAKGEQPKPGTQEPGRHTSEPAGGVTTLEAMTDENHDYRSEWA; the protein is encoded by the coding sequence ATGGCTGATCGCACACCTGCACCCGACACACCCGAACTGCGTGAGCGGTGGGGTGCGTTTGCATTCGATGCAGACCACAAGGCGCAGGCCGACAAGGCCATCGCGCGCTATCCGGAAGGGCGGCAGAAATCGGCTGTCATGCCGCTGCTCGATCTTGCCCAGCGACAGGTGGGCAAGGAAACCGATACGCAGGGTTGGCTGCCGCTGCCGGTGATCGAATATGTGGCCAGCTATCTCGATATGCCGGTAATCCGCGTGCTGGAAGTCGCGACCTTCTATTTCATGTACAACATGAAACCGGTCGGTAAATTCCACGTGCAGGTTTGCGGCACAACGCCGTGCATGCTGCGCGGATCGGACGCATTGTTCGACACGTGCAAATCGCGCGGAATGGCCAAGGGAAAGGTCTCCGATGACGGCTTGTGGACCCTGACCGAGGTGGAATGCATGGGCAATTGCGCCACCGCGCCGATGGTGCAGATCAACGATGACAATTACGAGGATCTGACGCCTGAACGCCTCGACACCGTGCTCAACTCTCTCGCCAAGGGTGAGCAGCCAAAGCCGGGCACGCAAGAGCCCGGCCGACATACGTCCGAACCTGCGGGCGGGGTGACTACACTCGAGGCGATGACCGACGAAAACCACGATTACCGGAGCGAATGGGCGTAA
- a CDS encoding NADH-quinone oxidoreductase subunit D — MNGLTLEQSPTTAGDDEISNYTINFGPQHPAAHGVLRMVMELDGEIIERIDPHVGLLHRGTEKLIEQKTYLQALPYFDRLDYCSPLCQEHSYVLAIEKLLNVEVPIRAQYLRVLFAELTRICNHMLNIGAHVMDVGAMTPNLWVFELREDCMNFFERASGARMHAAWFRPGGVHQDVPLKLLTDIGDWVDGRLPELFGDAMSLVLDNRIFKQRNVDIGVVSKEDAIAWGFTGPMIRAAGVPWDLRKSQPYDVYDRMEFDIPVGTNSDCYDRFVLRVKEVYESAKIIKQCLAEMPEGPIASSDRKVSPPKRGEMKQSMEALIHHFKLYTEGFHVPAGEVYVATESPKGEFGVYLVSDGSNKPYRCKIRPTAFSHLQAMDFMCKGHMLPDAIPVLCAIDVVFGECDR; from the coding sequence ATGAACGGCCTCACTCTCGAACAGTCCCCGACCACGGCCGGCGACGATGAAATCAGCAATTACACGATCAATTTCGGCCCGCAGCATCCAGCCGCGCATGGCGTGTTGCGGATGGTGATGGAGCTGGACGGCGAGATCATCGAACGGATCGACCCGCATGTCGGCCTCCTGCACCGTGGCACCGAAAAGCTGATCGAGCAGAAGACCTATCTGCAGGCGCTGCCCTATTTCGACCGGCTCGATTACTGCTCGCCGCTCTGCCAGGAACACAGCTATGTTCTGGCGATCGAAAAGCTACTAAATGTGGAAGTGCCGATCCGCGCGCAATATCTACGTGTGTTGTTTGCGGAACTGACGCGCATCTGCAATCACATGCTGAACATCGGCGCGCATGTCATGGATGTCGGTGCGATGACGCCGAACCTTTGGGTCTTCGAACTGCGCGAAGACTGCATGAATTTCTTCGAACGCGCATCGGGTGCGCGGATGCATGCCGCGTGGTTCCGTCCGGGCGGGGTGCATCAGGACGTGCCGCTCAAACTGCTGACCGATATCGGCGACTGGGTGGATGGCCGCCTGCCCGAACTGTTCGGCGACGCGATGAGCCTGGTGCTCGACAACCGTATCTTCAAACAGCGCAATGTCGATATCGGCGTGGTGTCGAAGGAAGACGCGATTGCATGGGGCTTCACCGGCCCGATGATCCGCGCTGCCGGCGTGCCGTGGGACCTGCGCAAATCGCAGCCTTACGACGTGTATGACCGTATGGAATTCGACATTCCCGTCGGCACCAATTCCGATTGCTACGACCGGTTCGTGCTGCGCGTAAAGGAAGTTTACGAAAGCGCGAAGATCATCAAGCAGTGCCTGGCTGAAATGCCCGAAGGCCCGATTGCCAGTAGCGACCGCAAGGTTTCGCCCCCCAAACGCGGCGAGATGAAGCAGTCGATGGAAGCGCTGATCCACCACTTCAAGCTTTATACCGAGGGCTTCCACGTTCCAGCCGGTGAAGTCTACGTGGCCACCGAAAGCCCCAAGGGTGAATTCGGCGTCTACCTGGTGAGCGATGGCAGCAACAAACCCTACCGCTGCAAGATCCGCCCGACCGCATTCAGCCACCTCCAGGCCATGGACTTCATGTGCAAAGGCCACATGCTGCCCGACGCAATCCCGGTGCTGTGCGCGATCGACGTGGTGTTCGGGGAGTGTGACCGGTGA
- a CDS encoding NADH-quinone oxidoreductase subunit C — protein MTVVHSAPKFTLVENAKADLSAALGTMLLGAHEEHGELLFTVQRGEIENALRLLRDEHEYQQLVEIAGVDYPDRAERFEVVYMLLSLTKNHRIMVKVSAAENTPVPTVTTLWPVAGWLEREVFDMYGVVFDGNTDLRRILTDYGFEGHPFRKDFPMTGYVELRYSEEDKRVVYEPVELAQDMRSFDFLSPWEGADYVLPGDEKAATPPIDDPKVTEGPEDTGAGAKADAKAAEPVSEGAPAEVDTDIAEPDAPTPTEDRKGKAKRKKTAADTAAATETKKGKGA, from the coding sequence ATGACGGTAGTCCATTCCGCCCCGAAATTCACTTTGGTCGAAAATGCGAAGGCAGACCTTTCCGCTGCGCTGGGGACCATGCTGCTCGGCGCGCATGAAGAACATGGCGAGCTGCTGTTCACCGTACAGCGCGGCGAGATCGAGAACGCCCTGCGCCTGCTGCGCGACGAGCATGAGTACCAGCAACTGGTCGAGATTGCGGGTGTCGACTATCCGGACCGTGCCGAGCGGTTCGAAGTCGTCTACATGCTGCTCAGCCTGACCAAGAACCACCGCATTATGGTAAAGGTTTCGGCAGCGGAAAACACGCCCGTACCGACAGTTACTACGCTTTGGCCGGTGGCCGGTTGGCTCGAACGCGAGGTGTTCGACATGTATGGCGTGGTGTTCGATGGCAATACCGACCTACGCCGCATCCTCACCGATTATGGCTTCGAAGGACATCCTTTCCGCAAGGATTTCCCGATGACCGGATACGTCGAACTGCGCTATTCCGAAGAGGACAAGCGCGTTGTTTACGAACCTGTCGAACTTGCGCAGGACATGCGCAGTTTCGATTTCCTCAGCCCTTGGGAAGGCGCGGATTACGTGCTTCCCGGTGACGAGAAGGCGGCCACTCCGCCGATCGACGATCCCAAGGTTACCGAAGGACCGGAAGATACAGGCGCCGGTGCAAAGGCGGATGCCAAGGCTGCCGAACCCGTGAGCGAAGGTGCGCCTGCCGAAGTGGATACCGATATCGCGGAACCCGACGCTCCCACACCTACCGAGGACCGCAAAGGCAAGGCGAAGCGCAAGAAGACCGCTGCCGATACTGCCGCTGCGACCGAGACGAAGAAGGGGAAGGGCGCATGA